Proteins encoded in a region of the Pieris brassicae chromosome 3, ilPieBrab1.1, whole genome shotgun sequence genome:
- the LOC123707007 gene encoding larval/pupal rigid cuticle protein 66-like, which yields MFSKVAVFALLVAVAQCSAVHGGGYSSFSYGVADPHTGDVKSQHETRHGDNVVGQYSLIDSDGTRRTVDYAADAHNGFNAVVRKDPALVAHAPAVVAAPIAHAAPVAYAASPVAYGAHAYAAPAYAASAYAAPAYSAHAAPLAYNSYAAPVAVNAYAAAPVAVNTYAAAPLAHGAVSYGSPLGYGYGAHGLNARLAW from the exons ATGTTCTCAAag GTCGCAGTTTTCGCTTTATTGGTGGCTGTTGCTCAATGCAGCGCCGTCCATGGAGGTGGCTACTCCAGCTTCTCCTATGGAGTAGCGGACCCCCACACCGGTGACGTCAAGAGCCAGCACGAGACCCGCCACGGTGACAACGTGGTCGGCCAATACTCCCTCATTGACTCTGATGGAACCCGCAGGACTGTTGACTACGCTGCTGACGCCCACAATGGTTTCAACGCTGTTGTGCGCAAAGACCCAGCTCTGGTAGCCCACGCTCCCGCTGTTGTCGCCGCTCCCATCGCTCACGCCGCACCCGTCGCATACGCTGCTTCACCTGTCGCATACGGAGCTCACGCTTACGCCGCCCCTGCCTACGCCGCATCCGCCTACGCCGCTCCAGCTTACTCTGCTCACGCCGCTCCCCTTGCCTACAACTCATACGCCGCTCCAGTCGCCGTCAACGCCTACGCTGCCGCTCCAGTCGCTGTCAACACCTATGCTGCCGCTCCTCTCGCCCATGGAGCCGTCTCTTACGGTTCTCCCTTGGGTTACGGTTACGGCGCTCATGGTCTTAACGCCCGTCTTGCCTGGTGA
- the LOC123707464 gene encoding larval/pupal rigid cuticle protein 66-like — MASKFVVLALLVAAAQGSAVHGGDYSSFSYGVADPHTGDVKSQHETRHGDNVVGQYSLIESDGSRRTVDYAADAHNGFNAVVRKDPALVAHAPAVVAAPVSYAASPLAYGAHTRVAYAAPAYAASAYAAPAYSAHPSPLAYNSYAAPVAVNAYAAAPVAVNAYAAAPLAHGAVSYGSPLGYGYGAHGLSQARLAW, encoded by the exons ATGGCCTCTAAG TTTGTTGTCCTCGCTTTATTGGTAGCTGCCGCACAAGGCAGTGCCGTCCATGGAGGTGACTACTCCAGCTTCTCCTATGGAGTAGCGGACCCCCACACCGGTGACGTCAAGAGCCAACACGAGACCCGCCACGGTGACAACGTGGTCGGCCAATACTCCCTCATTGAGTCTGATGGATCCCGCAGGACTGTTGACTACGCTGCTGATGCCCACAACGGTTTCAACGCTGTTGTACGCAAAGACCCAGCTCTGGTGGCCCACGCTCCAGCTGTTGTCGCCGCTCCCGTCTCATACGCCGCCTCTCCTCTCGCGTACGGAGCTCATACTCGCGTCGCTTACGCTGCCCCCGCCTACGCCGCATCCGCCTACGCCGCTCCCGCTTACTCAGCTCACCCCTCTCCCCTTGCCTACAACTCATACGCCGCTCCAGTAGCCGTCAACGCCTACGCTGCCGCTCCAGTCGCTGTCAACGCCTATGCTGCCGCTCCTCTCGCCCATGGAGCCGTCTCTTACGGTTCTCCCTTGGGTTACGGTTACGGCGCTCATGGACTTAGCCAAGCCCGTTTGGCCTGGTAA